The Actinomycetota bacterium sequence CTCGCGTCGAAGCGGGGTCGGGCGGCGTATTGCAGCTGATCCCGAACAACGTTAGGCCTATGCGGGGGGACCGTGGGGGAAGCGGTGCGAGATATCGACAAATGGGCTGACGCCGGCATTCTCGCGCTGGCCATCTCCCTGTGGCTGTCATCCGCGATAGCCAACCCAGAGCGCTACGGTCTTCTCGACAGTCTGGTCATCGCCGGGGCCCTGGCACTTCTGTTTGCGGTCGCATCACGACGCGACGCTCGAGCTGATCTGAAGCTTGGGACCGCCTTGAGGGCCTACCTCTACGCTACCGCAACGATCAGCCTCACAATGCTTGCGATTGGGGCCATCGCCTTCATCGGCATCGCCGCCAAGAGCCTCGCCCTGCCGGGCGAGACGCCCCTTCTCCTCGCCCTGGCCGCAGGCACCGCCACGGCCTTCGCTGGCGCACTCATCGGCCTACGTGGTCGGGGGGTGGGAGTCGTCATGGTCGTTGCGGCGATGGTGGCGAACTTCGCCTACTCCACCTCTCAGCACGGCATCACCATCGTCGACGTCTTGGGGCTGGCTATCCCGGTCGCTGTACTCATGAGATCGCGCACAAGACTACGGTGGGGGCGGCAGGGCTTCGACCCCGCACTGTCCGGAACGGGTGACCGCAAGGCCTAACCAGAGCTTCGACCTGGCAAGCCTCGGCACGGAGAGCTACGCTCTCCCAAGGCGAGGAGGTGCCTCGCCTTGCAGGTCAAGCTCAAACACGTTAGCCCCAACCAAACCCCATCGGACCGAGCACCACAGATCCCTCTCCTAGGGTGGTCAAAGCGGGTTCAGATGGGACAGTGAGCGTATGTTCGTATACTCTAGAACGAGCGAGGCGCGTCGCCCCCTCATGTCAGACCGTCGTGATAGATTGCGGTCGGAGGGGGTCCGTCGCACGGCACAGTCGCAGCAGCGGACCGTAGCACGAGTCATGCGAGGGTGAGAGCATTGTCGCAACAGACTGTCATATATTCAGAGAACCTACACGACATCGGTGGGGCCGGTGACGTCCCGATGATCACACCGAGTGCGGTCAGCGCCAGACGCAGCTTCATGCGCCGGATGTTCGAGATGACCGTCGTCACGAGGTCGGCGAAGCGCATCAGCTAGCCGCCTTGCACTTCCGGCACCCGTCATAAAAAGCGCCGCCGATTCGCCATGTGGCACGAAACCGTGTCGAAACTGGGCGGGACGCGTCGGGACCGCGCGGGCAGGAGTACCGCCCGCGACCTGCGCGAATAGCGGCCTCAATGGCACTACACTAGACTGTATGAAACCCTTCGATTGGGACTCATAATCCCTTGGTTGCAGGTTCGAATCCTGCCGGGCCCACCATCACACACATGAGCAGCTCTCGAAGCGATCGTACACAGCGGGACAGAGGCAGGCGCGTCCGCGTTCTCGCGGTCGCGTCGGTGGTTCTGGCTACCCTGGTGGTTGCGGTCGTTGCCGGGGCCGTATGGCTCGCCAAGGAGAACGCTCCGGCAGCGCCAGAGGCAGTCCGGTCGACCGAAGCGTCAGCCGCAAGCGTCCCGGCGACCGCCACTCCTTCGGCAGATACCACTGCGGAGCCCGGGCCTATGGTCGAGGTGCCTGATGTCAGCGGCCACACCGTCGAGGAGGCCCGGGTCGTGCTCGCGGCAGTGGGCCTGGGGTGCGATGTCGTCGTCGATAGCGGTGTCAAACCGGCGGGCGCCGGCGACAAGCGGAGGGTCGTCTCTCAGGAACCCGTTATGGGGCAGCTATCGCGCTCAGGTGCGTGCGTGACACTTCGGGTGCCGCCTGAGGAAGGCAAGCAGGCGGTTTCTGCCGCCGTCTTCGTGGTCTGCATCGATCCGGGACACCAGTCGTCCTCGGACAACGGCAAGGAGCCCACCGGTCCAGGCTCGGCCGAGATGCGGGACCGGGTGCTCGGCGGAGCGACGGGGGTGGCGTCGCGGGTTCCCGAATACGAGATCGCGTTGCAGATATCGATGAACCTGAAGCAGGTTCTGGAGTCGCGCGGGGTCACTGTAGTGATGACGCGCACCACCAACGACGTCCGGATATCGAACGCGGAGCGCGCCGGGGTGGCAAACAAGGCGGGCGCAGACCTTTTCGTGCGCGTTCACGGGGACGGCAGCACCGATGCGAATGCGGCAGGCGTCTCAACTCTGTATCCCGCGACAAACGCATGGACCAAGCCGATCGCGGGCGACAGCAAGAAGGTGGCCTTGGCCGTGCAATCGAGCGTTGTGGCGTCGACAGGGGCGGTGTCGCGCGGCGTTGTGGCCCGGGGAGACATCACGGGGTTCAACTGGTCCAAGGTACCCGCCATACTGGTGGAGTGCGGGTTCCTGAGCAACGCTGTCGAAGACAGGCTCCTTGGAAGTCCGCACTACCAGGACAAGCTGGCACAGGGGATGGCCGACGGGATCATGAGCTATCTGGAGACGAAGTAGATGGCAGCCAAGGGATCGTTCGGACGGTCGCTCGCGGTAGGGGCCGTGCTCGGACTCGTCGTGGTTGCGCTGGTCGCCGTGGGCCTCTATGTGTTCCGGGGCGACGAACTGCTCGGGGTTTCCGGGTCACCGAGTGATCTGCTGGTGGTCTTGGAGACCACGGAGGCGGACGGGGCGCACGTCGCGGGCGTGATTCTGCACATCGAGGTGGGCGAGGAGACGTGCACGGTCGAGGTCGTCGATCCGCTTGCTCAGGTGACGCTGCCGGGGACGTCCTACACGGCGCTCAAGGACGCCTACCCGTTCGGCGGAGCCGGATCCGTCGCGGAGATCTGGGCGGACGAAGCAGGACGCGAGACTCCGTCGTGGGTCGCCCTGCCTGAGGCCGTCTGGGGCGAGATCGTCGATGCCGAGGGCGGAGTCGTCCTCGATGTCCCGAATCCGGTGAACGTATACGCCGACGGCGAGTTTGTCGCGATTCCCGCAGGCGCGGCCCAGCGACTGGACTCCTCGGCTATCAGAGGGCTCGTTGCGGACGTAGCGTTCAACAGCGAAGCCGGGTATGCCGATGAAATGCGTATCGGGATCGGTTCCGCGCTCTCGGACGTTCTGCGCGCGAACTGGGACGCGGTTGCCGATGCGGTCGTTGAGAAGCGCGCCAAATCGAACGTTTCGACTACAGCGCTTGGGGGGTTGCGTGAGCAGTTGCGGAGATAGGCGCCTGCCCCGTTGCTGGTGAAGTCCGGGTGGTACGGCTATACTCGGATACGGTTCTACGTGCGCTTTCATGCATCGCGTTACGTTCACCGGGGATTGCAGGAGTAGCAGTTATGACACAGCAGCAAGCAAGTCCCAAACCGTCCTTGGCGCGTGCCGCCATCATCCTCGTTCTCGCCCTCGCAGCTTTCGCTGCGGCGTTCTACTTCCTTGACGGGATGTCGCTGGTCGAGGACCTGCTTGGCGGGTCCGAGACGACGAATAACCTCATTCCGGCGAAACCGACGGAGACTACCGAGACCGCCACACTCAGGCTCCCACCAGGGATGACCGAGGAGTTCGCACTGCGCATCTGGCAGGAGCAGATCGACTCCCAGGCCAACATCCTGAAGCTGGTCGATGGCCAGGTGGAGTCGATGACTGTCTCCAAGGTCACCCAATCTGGAGATAGGGCGACGCTTGATATCGCGGCGCAGTTCTCGGATGGGACGTCGGCTCCCGGCCAGCTCGGTATGCGCAGCTTCGGCGGGAAGTGGTACTTCGCATACGTCAGCGGCATGCGGCGTGGGGAATCCGGCGGGTTGGCGGACGACGTGGGGAGCGGTGCGGGCGTCGAACCGACGTCTGCGGTTCCGGCTGTGGCGGACGTGGATGTGCCGCTCGTGAACACGATCCTTGAGCAGCAGGCGACAAGTTCGGCGGTTCTCGAGGAATATGCGACCGGCGCGGTGAAGAGCGTGCGGGTGGCCGACCGCGTCGTGTCTGCCGGTACTGTGACCCTTGATATCGTGATGAACGAGTCGCATGAGACCGGCTACGGGCAGATCGTGCTGATCTCGAAGCAGTTTGACGGCGAGACACACTGGTTCGTCGCGAAGTTCACAAAGCGGCAAGCCTCGCAGTAGAGCCGGGCGCGCCGAGACAGAGGACGGGGCAGATGGAGCTTCTGGACTACCTGAACGTCATTCGTGTTCGCAAGTGGGTCATCATCCAGGCGGTCGTCATTGTAACGGTGGCGGCCATTGTTGTGAGTCTGATTCAGCCCAAGGTCTACCAGGGAGAGGCGAAGGTCCTCGTCTCGGAGAAGGACAGTGGCGCTGCGCTGTTCGGGACCGTGTTGCCGGAGATCTCAAGCCAGCCCGAACGCGGTCTTCAGACCCAGGTTCAGCTGATGCAGCTGCGACCACTCGCTGAGAACACGGTTCGAGAACTAGGACTCGAGATGAGTCCAGAGCAGTTGCTGCAGAGCGTGGCTGTCTCCGCGATCGGTCAGACGAACATCGTGCTTCTGACCGCCAAGGCATCTTCTCCCGACAGGGCAGCAGAGGTCGCCAATACAATGGCTGCTGAGTATGTGGAGTGGTCGCGGGTCTCGAAGCGCGAGAGCATCAAGGCGGCTGCAAACGAAGTAGATGATCGACTTCAAGATGCGCGTGGCGAGATTCTGGCACTCGGCCGAAGAATCCACCAAGAAGGCAAGAGTGACGAACTAGCTGCCGAACTTCAGATAGCAGCATCGTCGTATACGACACTGGCTGAGAAGCTCGAGCAGCTCAGAATCAACGAGCAGCTCGAGTTTGGCTCAGGCCGGATTGTAAGTGCGGCGGTCGTAGACCCACGGCCCGTCGCGCCCGAGCCAAAGCGGAGTGCGCTCATCGGAGTTGCACTTGGCATGATTCTCGGGCTTGGCATGGCCTTCCTGTACGAGTACCTGGATAACACGCTGAAGTCGAGCGACGAGGTCGAGCGGGTGTTCGGGGCGCCCGTGCTTGGCACGATCCCTGTGGAACGAGTCGAGAAGGGCACGAGATCTCGCAGGTTGACCATCGTCGAGGACCCAGGCTCCTCCTCGGCGGAATCGTACCGGATTCTGCGCAATTCCCTGGACTTCATCAACTTCGAGCACGACATTAAGACCGTGCTCGTGACATCTGCAGCGCCCGGCGAAGGCAAGTCAACGGTGGCTGCG is a genomic window containing:
- a CDS encoding N-acetylmuramoyl-L-alanine amidase, with translation MVLATLVVAVVAGAVWLAKENAPAAPEAVRSTEASAASVPATATPSADTTAEPGPMVEVPDVSGHTVEEARVVLAAVGLGCDVVVDSGVKPAGAGDKRRVVSQEPVMGQLSRSGACVTLRVPPEEGKQAVSAAVFVVCIDPGHQSSSDNGKEPTGPGSAEMRDRVLGGATGVASRVPEYEIALQISMNLKQVLESRGVTVVMTRTTNDVRISNAERAGVANKAGADLFVRVHGDGSTDANAAGVSTLYPATNAWTKPIAGDSKKVALAVQSSVVASTGAVSRGVVARGDITGFNWSKVPAILVECGFLSNAVEDRLLGSPHYQDKLAQGMADGIMSYLETK
- a CDS encoding polysaccharide biosynthesis tyrosine autokinase, which encodes MELLDYLNVIRVRKWVIIQAVVIVTVAAIVVSLIQPKVYQGEAKVLVSEKDSGAALFGTVLPEISSQPERGLQTQVQLMQLRPLAENTVRELGLEMSPEQLLQSVAVSAIGQTNIVLLTAKASSPDRAAEVANTMAAEYVEWSRVSKRESIKAAANEVDDRLQDARGEILALGRRIHQEGKSDELAAELQIAASSYTTLAEKLEQLRINEQLEFGSGRIVSAAVVDPRPVAPEPKRSALIGVALGMILGLGMAFLYEYLDNTLKSSDEVERVFGAPVLGTIPVERVEKGTRSRRLTIVEDPGSSSAESYRILRNSLDFINFEHDIKTVLVTSAAPGEGKSTVAANLAAGLAQAGKKVVLASCDFRRPTTEQFFGVSNTVGLSDVLLGKHSLKAALQRPGDDSLLVLTSGKMPANPSELLGSRKMEALLTELSEWADWILVDSPPLLAVADPASVARWVDGVLVVSQAGVSTRDAGKKAVELLNNVGARLMGVVVWGFEENKTGSGYGYADGYYYAGYYSEASTRRMPRAGARAESAVQDRAQWVPPESMGRRFAAATGRVLAGLLGFAGVMAVLALVIYFLDQYFGWGVAQSILSVLG